A single Anopheles maculipalpis chromosome 3RL, idAnoMacuDA_375_x, whole genome shotgun sequence DNA region contains:
- the LOC126564288 gene encoding rac GTPase-activating protein 1: MAKVMELSLVAQYDELRRSFEVFRDGAAEVEFLRFVQLQDECRMQWLKSIEEAKRLQHELDNALRIITNLESKLFHARKLLETETKARRHAEHERDSMERKMMAVCEIVRNEQTIRDETREQLAVFATEPRRRSRHGHAVDGGADRELGGVDNDINSTGSFLVDLSLTQSEDDFLEPLKMQAKRKSWKKHRPSYNNNTSVKVPQEPPKRVMEINSTSHIMEPRTEGEIIAHAKITVPTGPDGGPIQAESTFRTMAPQNRLPPAVVSSCASSNSTAATIVNVAPTTPAQEKQEPKKTVIQRQHDLVGRTFISSDTCNQCQERIRFGSSGLRCRECKALFHGYCREKISFPCVPQSQTKNVRRGTASTATAANNGGPATPQASGAINCLEDYCPSSSPRIPALIVHCVSEIENRGLTEVGLYRMSGSEREVRALKEKFLRGKTIPTLGQIDVHVLCSCIKDFLRTLREPLIPCALLGEFSSAVTGSSSPNSDHRTREQLCQLIERLPAPNRDTLAFLMLHFQRVALSEQAKMPIDNLARVFAPTIVGYSRIDLDMNAMCAETYVQFSIVQAMLQIHTDYWSQFILLQPASGCYGEESGKKGTAPTPGRRGGVGELMTQALEKERRMETPILRRPRKDRKYYATPPYKTSKD, translated from the coding sequence CAAAGTGATGGAGTTGTCCCTGGTGGCTCAATACGATGAGCTTCGGCGTTCGTTTGAAGTGTTTCGCGACGGTGCGGCCGAGGTGGAGTTTCTGCGCTTCGTCCAGCTGCAGGACGAGTGCCGGATGCAGTGGCTCAAATCGATCGAGGAAGCGAAACGGCTGCAGCACGAGCTGGACAATGCACTGCGCATCATTACGAACCTCGAATCGAAGCTGTTTCACGCCCGCAAATTGCTCGAGACGGAAACGAAGGCTCGCCGGCATGCGGAGCACGAGCGTGATTCGATGGAACGCAAGATGATGGCCGTGTGCGAGATAGTGCGGAACGAGCAAACGATCCGGGACGAAACGCGTGAACAGTTGGCAGTGTTTGCGACGGAACCGAGACGCAGATCGCGCCACGGTCACGCGGTCGATGGAGGAGCGGACCGGGAGCTAGGCGGCGTGGACAATGACATCAATTCCACTGGGTCGTTTCTGGTGGATCTTTCTCTGACGCAATCGGAAGATGATTTCCTGGAACCGCTCAAAATGCAAGCGAAACGAAAGTCGTGGAAGAAGCATCGCCCATCGTACAATAACAACACTAGCGTTAAGGTGCCCCAGGAGCCACCGAAACGTGTGATGGAAATTAATTCAACCTCGCACATCATGGAACCGCGCACGGAGGGTGAAATTATTGCACACGCCAAGATAACGGTCCCGACCGGACCAGACGGTGGACCGATTCAGGCCGAGTCAACTTTCCGCACGATGGCTCCCCAAAACCGACTTCCTCCGGCGGTTGTTTCGAGCTGCGCATCGTCCAACTCTACGGCCGCAACCATCGTCAATGTGGCACCAACCACACCGGCACAGGAAAAACAAGAACCCAAGAAAACGGTCATTCAGCGGCAGCACGATCTGGTCGGTCGAACGTTCATTAGCTCGGACACATGCAACCAGTGCCAGGAACGGATCCGCTTCGGTAGCAGCGGTCTCCGGTGTCGCGAATGTAAGGCCCTGTTCCACGGGTACTGTCGCGAAAAGATATCCTTCCCGTGCGTACCGCAATCACAAACCAAGAACGTTCGTCGCGGTACAGCCAGCACCGCGACCGCTGCCAACAACGGTGGCCCTGCAACGCCACAAGCCTCGGGTGCCATCAACTGCCTGGAAGACTACTGTCCCTCGTCGAGCCCTCGCATCCCAGCATTGATCGTGCACTGTGTGAGCGAAATCGAAAACCGCGGCCTTACCGAGGTCGGCCTGTACCGTATGTCCGGCTCGGAGCGGGAGGTACGCGCTTTGAAGGAGAAATTTTTACGTGGCAAAACCATTCCCACACTTGGGCAGATCGATGTGCACGTGCTTTGCAGCTGCATAAAAGATTTCCTACGCACCTTGCGCGAACCACTCATCCCGTGCGCTCTTCTTGGTGAGTTCTCCAGCGCAGTGACGGGTAGTTCGAGCCCGAACAGTGACCATCGTACACGGGAACAGCTGTGCCAGTTGATCGAACGGCTACCGGCACCGAATCGCGATACGCTCGCGTTCCTTATGCTGCACTTCCAGCGGGTAGCCCTTTCGGAGCAGGCCAAGATGCCGATCGATAATCTGGCCCGTGTGTTTGCACCAACCATCGTGGGGTACTCGCGCATCGATCTGGACATGAATGCGATGTGTGCCGAAACGTACGTGCAGTTTAGCATCGTGCAGGCAATGTTGCAAATTCACACCGACTACTGGAGCCAGTTCATCCTGCTACAACCAGCAAGCGGTTGTTACGGTGAGGAGAGCGGTAAGAAGGGTACCGCCCCAACACCAGGCAGACGCGGTGGTGTGGGCGAGCTTATGACGCAAGCGCTGGAAAAGGAACGACGCATGGAAACGCCGATATTGCGCCGGCCTCGCAAGGACAGGAAGTATTATGCGACACCACCGTATAAGACGTCGAAGGATTGA